Proteins from a genomic interval of Kaistia defluvii:
- a CDS encoding MFS transporter → MASTETIATSVPGAPEQLSTRIAFFIAGFGMAAWAPLVPFAKARAGLDDGMLGLLLLCLGAGSIVSMPLSGALAARFGCRRIIIAGSAMLCLALPMLASVSSFGLLVLALLLFGAGVGLVDCVVNIQAVIVERASGRTMMSGFHGLFSVGGIAGAGGVSAMLALGASPFVAALVVVALVAAALAFAAANLLPYGSSGSGPAFAIPHGVVLFIGALCFIVFLTEGAVLDWSAVFLSSVRGVDPSHAGLAYTAFAITMTIGRLTGDRIVRLVGQNRIIVFGGLCAAAGLAIATLVPFWEAALVGYALVGAGCSNVVPVLYSAIGRQKVMPEHIAIPAVTTLGYAGILAGPAAIGFVAQLTSLSAAFLMIALLLVGVAASSRWLR, encoded by the coding sequence ATGGCTTCCACTGAAACGATCGCGACCAGCGTTCCCGGCGCGCCCGAACAGCTTTCAACCCGGATCGCATTCTTCATCGCAGGCTTCGGCATGGCCGCCTGGGCACCGCTGGTGCCCTTCGCCAAGGCGCGTGCGGGCCTCGATGACGGCATGCTGGGCCTGCTGCTGCTCTGCCTCGGCGCCGGCTCGATCGTTTCCATGCCGCTGTCGGGTGCGCTTGCGGCGCGGTTCGGCTGCCGCCGGATCATCATCGCCGGCTCCGCCATGCTCTGCCTGGCGCTGCCGATGCTGGCCAGCGTCTCCAGCTTCGGCTTGCTGGTGCTGGCGCTGCTGCTGTTCGGCGCCGGCGTCGGCCTCGTCGACTGCGTCGTCAACATTCAGGCGGTGATCGTGGAACGAGCCAGCGGGCGCACGATGATGTCCGGCTTTCACGGCCTGTTCAGCGTGGGCGGCATAGCGGGGGCTGGCGGGGTCAGCGCCATGCTGGCGCTGGGAGCATCGCCCTTCGTGGCGGCCCTGGTCGTGGTGGCGCTGGTGGCCGCGGCGCTCGCCTTCGCCGCCGCCAATCTGCTGCCCTATGGCAGCAGCGGCAGCGGACCGGCCTTCGCGATTCCCCATGGCGTCGTGCTGTTCATCGGCGCGCTCTGCTTCATCGTCTTCCTGACGGAAGGCGCCGTGCTCGACTGGAGCGCCGTGTTCCTGAGCTCCGTGCGCGGCGTCGACCCAAGCCATGCCGGGCTCGCCTATACGGCGTTTGCCATCACCATGACGATCGGCCGCCTGACGGGCGATCGGATCGTGCGCCTCGTCGGACAGAATCGCATCATCGTGTTCGGGGGATTGTGCGCGGCGGCCGGCCTGGCGATTGCCACGCTCGTGCCGTTCTGGGAAGCCGCTCTGGTCGGCTACGCGCTAGTCGGAGCCGGCTGCTCCAACGTCGTTCCGGTGCTTTACAGCGCCATCGGTCGGCAGAAGGTGATGCCGGAGCACATCGCCATCCCCGCCGTCACGACGCTGGGCTACGCCGGCATTCTGGCGGGGCCGGCGGCGATCGGTTTCGTCGCCCAGCTCACCAGCCTGTCGGCGGCATTCTTAATGATCGCGCTCCTGCTGGTCGGCGTCGCCGCGAGCAGCCGCTGGCTACGCTAG
- a CDS encoding helix-turn-helix domain-containing protein, giving the protein MPIQSIHQATAAASPVSGSSYGYVPEGVTPIGSSLAALRKSRGLTCAQLSERSGVDLIIIMLAERGSDLMADERAAIATVLEVEDNVSWS; this is encoded by the coding sequence ATGCCCATTCAATCGATCCATCAGGCGACCGCCGCGGCGAGCCCGGTCTCCGGCTCATCCTATGGCTATGTGCCGGAAGGCGTCACGCCGATCGGCTCCAGCCTCGCCGCGCTGAGAAAGTCGCGCGGCCTCACCTGCGCCCAGCTGTCCGAGCGCTCCGGCGTCGATCTCATCATCATCATGCTGGCCGAACGTGGCAGCGACCTGATGGCGGATGAGCGGGCTGCGATCGCGACCGTCCTGGAAGTCGAGGACAATGTCAGCTGGAGCTGA
- a CDS encoding YqaA family protein, with product MTDLALYAGLFLAALAAATILPMQSEAVLVGLLLADYSPIWLLTLASIGNVLGSVINWYLGRGIARFQDRRWFPVGPEALSRAEAWYRRYGRWSLLLSWAPVVGDPLTVVAGILREPMPVFLLLVTIAKVGRYLVLAAITLNWLV from the coding sequence ATGACCGATCTCGCTCTTTATGCCGGCCTCTTTCTCGCCGCCCTCGCCGCCGCCACCATCCTGCCGATGCAGTCCGAGGCGGTCCTGGTCGGGCTTCTGCTGGCCGATTATTCGCCGATCTGGCTGCTGACGTTGGCCAGCATCGGCAATGTGCTGGGCTCGGTGATCAACTGGTATCTTGGTCGAGGCATCGCGCGTTTCCAGGATCGCCGCTGGTTTCCCGTCGGGCCCGAGGCGCTGTCCCGCGCTGAGGCCTGGTATCGGCGCTATGGCCGGTGGTCCCTGCTGTTGAGCTGGGCGCCGGTTGTCGGCGACCCGCTGACGGTCGTCGCCGGAATCCTGCGCGAACCGATGCCGGTTTTCCTGCTGCTTGTCACCATCGCCAAGGTGGGACGCTATCTGGTCCTGGCGGCGATCACGCTGAACTGGCTCGTCTGA
- a CDS encoding outer membrane protein: MNILRLSALASASLLALGVVGAQAADLTYEPAPAPVVEAAPAAFNWTGFYLGVHAGAAITDFDYSSPFVAGTASDDNTGFLGGVQAGYNWQFDNIVIGAQTDFAYTSAKISDGGFENKLEWLGSTTARVGYAFDNLLVYGKGGVAYGSSKITTPVGDDSKWHTGWTAGVGAEYAFTQNITGLVEYNYVDLGSQDYFDNAVSADITSNVIKAGLNYKF, translated from the coding sequence GTGAACATTCTCCGCCTTTCTGCCCTGGCTTCGGCCTCGCTTCTGGCTCTCGGCGTCGTCGGCGCCCAGGCTGCTGACCTGACCTATGAGCCCGCTCCGGCTCCGGTCGTCGAGGCAGCTCCGGCCGCCTTCAACTGGACCGGCTTCTACCTCGGCGTGCACGCTGGTGCTGCCATCACCGATTTCGACTATAGCTCGCCTTTCGTCGCCGGCACGGCCAGCGATGACAACACCGGCTTCCTCGGTGGCGTCCAGGCCGGCTACAACTGGCAGTTCGACAACATCGTCATCGGCGCGCAGACCGACTTCGCCTATACCTCGGCGAAGATCTCGGACGGCGGCTTCGAGAACAAGCTTGAATGGCTCGGCAGCACGACCGCTCGCGTCGGTTATGCCTTCGACAACCTGCTCGTCTACGGCAAGGGCGGTGTCGCCTACGGTTCGTCGAAGATCACCACCCCGGTCGGCGACGACTCCAAGTGGCACACCGGCTGGACCGCTGGCGTCGGCGCTGAATACGCCTTCACCCAGAACATCACCGGCCTGGTCGAATACAACTATGTCGACCTCGGCTCGCAGGATTACTTCGACAACGCCGTTTCGGCTGACATCACGTCGAACGTCATCAAGGCCGGCCTGAACTACAAGTTCTAA
- a CDS encoding outer membrane protein, whose protein sequence is MNLRFFALASASVLALGVVGAQAADLTYEPAPVVAAAPAAFNWTGFYLGVHAGAAIFDGDYAYGNYAPSDDNTGFLGGVQAGYNWQFDNIVIGAQTDFAYTSAKISDDVVDAQNKLEWLGSTTARIGYAFDNLLVYGKGGVAYGQSKIESVAYGDDSKWHTGWTAGVGAEYAFTQNITGLLEYNYVDLGSKDYTFAGGVGASADLTTNVIKAGLNYKF, encoded by the coding sequence GTGAACCTTCGCTTTTTCGCTCTCGCCTCGGCTTCAGTCCTGGCCCTCGGCGTTGTCGGCGCCCAGGCAGCTGACCTGACCTACGAACCCGCTCCGGTCGTCGCGGCAGCTCCGGCTGCCTTCAACTGGACCGGCTTCTACCTCGGCGTCCACGCTGGCGCGGCTATCTTCGATGGCGATTACGCCTACGGCAACTATGCGCCGAGCGATGACAACACCGGCTTCCTCGGTGGCGTCCAGGCCGGCTACAACTGGCAGTTCGACAACATCGTCATCGGCGCCCAGACCGACTTCGCCTACACCTCGGCCAAGATCTCGGACGACGTCGTCGACGCCCAGAACAAGCTTGAATGGCTCGGCAGCACGACCGCTCGTATCGGTTATGCCTTCGACAACCTGCTCGTCTACGGCAAGGGTGGTGTCGCCTACGGCCAGTCGAAGATCGAATCGGTCGCTTACGGCGACGATTCGAAGTGGCACACCGGCTGGACCGCTGGCGTCGGCGCGGAATACGCCTTCACCCAGAATATCACCGGCCTGCTCGAGTACAACTACGTCGACCTCGGCTCCAAGGATTACACCTTCGCTGGCGGCGTGGGCGCCAGCGCCGACCTGACGACCAACGTCATCAAGGCCGGCCTGAACTACAAGTTCTAG
- a CDS encoding outer membrane protein, translated as MNIRFFALASASVLALGVVGAQAADLTYEPAPVAAAAPAAFNWTGFYLGVHAGAAITDFDYSSPDNDFPGFSDDNTGFLGGVQAGYNWQFDNIVVGLQTDFAYTSAKVSLNGFDGEGLEQKLEWLGSTTARIGYAFDNLLVYGKGGVAYGQSKLELSAIGLSADDSKWHTGWTAGVGAEYAFTQNITGLVEYNYVDLGSQDYFNGAVSSDLTSNVIKAGLNYKF; from the coding sequence GTGAACATTCGCTTTTTCGCTCTCGCTTCCGCTTCGGTCCTGGCTCTCGGTGTCGTCGGCGCCCAGGCTGCTGACCTGACCTACGAGCCCGCCCCGGTCGCCGCGGCAGCTCCCGCTGCCTTCAACTGGACCGGCTTCTACCTCGGCGTTCATGCCGGTGCTGCCATCACCGATTTCGACTACAGCTCGCCGGACAACGACTTCCCGGGCTTCAGCGATGACAACACCGGCTTCCTCGGTGGCGTCCAGGCCGGCTACAACTGGCAGTTCGACAACATCGTTGTCGGTCTCCAGACGGACTTCGCCTACACCTCTGCCAAGGTTTCGCTCAACGGCTTTGACGGCGAAGGCCTTGAGCAGAAGCTTGAGTGGCTGGGCAGCACGACCGCTCGTATCGGTTATGCCTTCGACAACCTGCTCGTCTACGGCAAGGGCGGTGTCGCTTACGGTCAGTCGAAGCTCGAACTCTCGGCTATTGGCCTGTCGGCTGACGATTCCAAGTGGCACACCGGCTGGACTGCTGGCGTCGGCGCTGAATACGCCTTCACCCAGAACATCACCGGTCTGGTCGAGTACAACTATGTCGACCTCGGCTCGCAGGATTACTTCAACGGTGCGGTCTCTTCGGACCTGACCTCGAACGTCATCAAGGCGGGCCTGAACTACAAGTTCTAA
- a CDS encoding sulfotransferase domain-containing protein: MASYPRSGNHLFRTVLKRSFDLGSYTAYQPANGKAGKLTEVVGELRFDEETFDDFLEKARASPDLFLIKTHDFVPETDSCIYIVRDARASLFSYRRFLADFEEQQLSFDDLIVGKAWPGAWQDHVKAFVGRDPMNTLVLRYEELASNAPPLERIGAFLRVAPVRPFDVSFSDLRALNERLFRTGDNGAGIASIERHHHETFWAHCGEMMRALGYRDKDGGMTLQQPITLPLPTAQRDNGPYLRGLARRFTGL; this comes from the coding sequence GTGGCTTCGTATCCCCGCTCGGGAAATCATCTCTTTCGAACTGTGCTGAAGCGTAGCTTCGATCTTGGTAGCTATACAGCATACCAGCCTGCCAATGGAAAGGCTGGGAAGCTGACCGAGGTAGTCGGCGAGCTCCGATTTGACGAAGAGACGTTCGACGATTTTCTCGAGAAGGCACGGGCATCGCCAGATCTATTCCTCATCAAGACGCACGACTTCGTACCAGAAACCGACTCGTGCATCTACATTGTGAGGGATGCGCGAGCTTCCCTTTTTTCATACAGAAGATTTCTGGCGGACTTCGAGGAGCAACAGCTATCTTTCGATGACCTCATTGTCGGCAAAGCATGGCCCGGCGCCTGGCAGGATCATGTGAAGGCGTTCGTGGGACGAGATCCCATGAATACCCTTGTCTTGCGTTACGAAGAACTCGCTTCTAACGCTCCTCCACTTGAGAGAATAGGCGCATTTTTGAGGGTAGCCCCAGTCAGGCCATTCGACGTTTCGTTCTCGGACCTGCGCGCACTGAACGAGAGGCTATTTCGCACTGGCGACAATGGCGCCGGCATAGCAAGCATTGAGCGCCACCATCACGAGACGTTCTGGGCGCATTGCGGAGAGATGATGCGCGCCCTCGGCTACCGCGATAAGGATGGCGGTATGACCTTGCAACAGCCGATCACTTTACCGTTGCCGACAGCCCAACGAGACAATGGGCCTTATCTTAGAGGGCTTGCTCGCCGGTTTACAGGCCTCTAG
- the fcl gene encoding GDP-L-fucose synthase — protein MQAEIQSSLDENPAPLFDLAGTRVFVAGHRGMAGRALVRRLATEGCEVLSVARDEVDLRNQAQTATWLTSRRPDVVFLAAAKVGGIVANNSYPADFLLENLQIETNVIDAAYHAGVKKLLFLGSSCIYPRLAAQPIVEEALLSGALEPTNEWYAIAKIAGVKLCQAFRRQHGADFVSIMPTNLYGPGDNYHPEHSHAPAGLIRRIHEAKASGQSVVEVWGTGTPRREFLSVDDLADASVHVMKHYSDEVPLNVGTGSDISMREFAELIAEVVGYRGRLAFDTSRPDGTPRKLLDVSRMTDLGWRARIDLRAGLTVAYADFLTRFG, from the coding sequence ATGCAAGCTGAAATTCAATCCAGCCTAGATGAGAACCCTGCGCCGCTGTTCGACTTGGCGGGCACTCGTGTTTTCGTGGCCGGCCATCGGGGAATGGCGGGCCGTGCACTTGTGCGTCGGCTGGCCACCGAAGGATGCGAAGTGCTGTCGGTTGCTCGCGACGAAGTTGATCTTCGCAACCAGGCCCAGACCGCCACCTGGCTGACGAGTAGGCGCCCTGACGTCGTGTTTCTCGCGGCCGCAAAGGTAGGCGGCATCGTGGCGAACAACAGCTATCCGGCCGATTTCCTGCTGGAGAACTTGCAGATCGAAACAAACGTGATCGACGCCGCCTATCATGCTGGCGTCAAAAAGCTGCTGTTTCTGGGATCCTCCTGCATTTATCCTCGGCTCGCTGCGCAGCCGATCGTCGAGGAGGCACTGCTCTCGGGTGCCTTGGAACCGACCAACGAATGGTATGCGATCGCAAAGATCGCCGGCGTCAAACTCTGTCAGGCCTTCCGGCGTCAGCACGGCGCCGATTTCGTATCCATCATGCCGACCAATCTCTATGGTCCGGGCGACAATTATCATCCCGAGCACAGTCACGCACCCGCAGGGCTGATCCGGCGCATCCATGAAGCCAAGGCTTCGGGCCAATCGGTCGTTGAGGTTTGGGGTACGGGGACCCCGCGCCGTGAATTCCTTTCGGTCGATGACCTGGCCGATGCTTCTGTCCATGTGATGAAGCACTATTCCGACGAGGTGCCGCTCAATGTCGGGACCGGATCCGATATCTCGATGCGCGAGTTTGCCGAGTTGATTGCCGAAGTTGTCGGCTACCGTGGCCGACTGGCTTTCGACACGTCGCGGCCCGACGGCACACCGAGAAAGCTCCTCGACGTTTCCCGCATGACGGACCTTGGCTGGCGCGCCCGAATTGATCTTCGAGCAGGCTTAACCGTCGCCTACGCAGATTTCCTGACGCGCTTCGGATAA
- the gmd gene encoding GDP-mannose 4,6-dehydratase translates to MTNRVALITGATGQDGTYLAELLLAKGYIVHGVKRRSSSFNTSRVDHLFTDEHQKGVRFFLHYGDMTDATNLIRIIQQVQPTEIYNLAAQSHVQVSFETPEYTGNADGLGPLRILEAIRILGMEKSVRFYQASTSELYGKVQAVPQSETTPFYPRSPYAAAKLYAYWITVNYREAYGIHATNGILFNHESPLRGETFVTRKITRAVAAIELGLQQRLYLGNLDAQRDWGHARDYAEGMWMIVQHPQADDFVLATGEAHSVREFVELAFSHIGRRIEWSGSGRDERGFDARTGEVLIEVDPRYFRPTEVDLLLGDARKARQRLGWRHKTSFPSLVREMVEADLVSVRQGAGRRVHEHAS, encoded by the coding sequence ATGACAAATCGAGTTGCGCTTATCACCGGGGCTACGGGCCAGGACGGTACCTACCTCGCTGAACTCTTGCTTGCCAAAGGGTACATTGTGCATGGCGTCAAACGGCGTTCCTCGTCCTTCAATACGTCCCGCGTCGACCATCTATTCACGGACGAACACCAGAAGGGCGTTCGTTTCTTTCTGCACTATGGCGACATGACGGATGCAACCAATCTGATCCGTATCATTCAGCAGGTTCAGCCGACCGAGATTTACAATCTTGCCGCGCAAAGCCATGTTCAAGTGAGCTTCGAAACACCGGAATATACCGGCAATGCCGACGGCCTTGGTCCGCTTCGCATTCTCGAAGCGATACGCATTTTGGGAATGGAGAAATCTGTCCGCTTCTATCAAGCCTCGACGTCCGAACTGTACGGAAAAGTCCAGGCCGTCCCACAGAGCGAGACGACTCCATTCTATCCACGCTCCCCCTATGCAGCTGCAAAGCTCTACGCTTATTGGATCACGGTCAACTATCGCGAAGCGTATGGGATTCACGCGACGAACGGCATCCTCTTTAATCACGAAAGTCCACTGCGGGGGGAGACCTTCGTAACTCGCAAGATCACTCGAGCCGTCGCGGCAATCGAACTCGGTTTGCAGCAACGCCTTTATCTCGGCAATCTCGACGCCCAGCGGGATTGGGGCCACGCTCGCGACTATGCCGAAGGTATGTGGATGATCGTCCAGCATCCGCAGGCAGACGATTTCGTGCTCGCGACGGGCGAGGCACATAGCGTGCGCGAATTTGTGGAGCTTGCGTTTTCCCATATCGGCCGCCGCATCGAATGGAGCGGCTCGGGCCGAGACGAACGGGGATTCGATGCGCGTACCGGAGAGGTCCTAATCGAGGTCGACCCGCGCTATTTTCGTCCTACGGAAGTTGATCTGCTGTTGGGCGACGCCAGAAAAGCCCGCCAGAGGCTCGGATGGCGGCACAAGACCAGCTTCCCATCCCTGGTTCGCGAAATGGTAGAGGCAGATTTGGTGTCGGTTCGACAGGGAGCCGGTCGGAGGGTGCACGAACATGCAAGCTGA
- a CDS encoding glycosyltransferase family 2 protein, giving the protein MTPSYNQGQFVERTLESVLGQGYPQLEYVLQDGGSTDMTADVALRYVERLSRYESAKDNGQTHAINLGFRGTSGEVMAYLNSDDLLLPGSLAHVAAYFTNNPDVDVVYGDRILIDENDDEIGRWVLPAHDARALRLADYVPQETLFWRRRIWDQVGGLDESFRFAMDWDLLLRFQEAGAKIVHLPRFMGAFRIHLHQKTSTELDNRGAEEMARLRLRSLGMEMTAKEIHAGLAEYRAAAKRSVWMWRLKSMFGLDGEVSTSKQFHSA; this is encoded by the coding sequence GTGACCCCGAGCTACAATCAGGGTCAGTTCGTTGAGCGAACACTTGAGAGCGTGCTAGGTCAAGGCTATCCACAACTCGAATACGTCCTTCAAGATGGCGGCTCGACAGACATGACCGCCGATGTCGCTCTTCGCTACGTTGAGCGCCTCAGTCGCTACGAAAGCGCGAAGGACAATGGCCAAACGCACGCGATTAATCTTGGGTTTCGTGGAACTTCCGGTGAGGTTATGGCCTATCTCAATTCCGACGATCTCCTGCTCCCCGGAAGTCTCGCTCACGTAGCAGCGTATTTTACAAACAACCCCGACGTTGATGTGGTTTACGGAGATCGAATTCTGATCGACGAAAACGACGACGAGATCGGCCGCTGGGTCCTCCCCGCACATGACGCTCGTGCGTTGCGGTTGGCGGATTACGTTCCGCAGGAGACGCTATTCTGGCGTCGCAGAATTTGGGACCAAGTTGGTGGCTTGGACGAGAGCTTCCGCTTCGCAATGGATTGGGATCTGCTCCTGAGGTTTCAGGAAGCTGGCGCCAAGATCGTCCATCTTCCGCGCTTCATGGGCGCTTTCCGGATTCACCTTCACCAGAAAACCAGTACAGAGCTTGACAACCGGGGCGCTGAGGAAATGGCTCGCCTCCGGCTGCGGAGTCTTGGCATGGAGATGACGGCCAAAGAAATCCATGCGGGATTGGCAGAATACAGGGCCGCAGCCAAACGATCGGTGTGGATGTGGCGACTGAAAAGCATGTTTGGTTTAGATGGCGAAGTCTCAACGTCCAAACAGTTCCATAGCGCCTAG
- a CDS encoding helix-turn-helix domain-containing protein, translating into MASLKPRLRKDAYGRGAIGGTLWGEMPIHPQPALTSAMLSSRFDTFDLAPSAQFAAWRDHYRDVFDLDLADGRAGSYRAEHSAWALGGLTLTRASMPPGIVRQWRHWTRPRVDDWMLVVAPHAARRTDELDVPPLTFRSLARPFESRGKDGEVLSLFLPRHLFVGQAAIFDSLRPAVPCTGLTALMVDYLVSLEHRAPLLSGPELGRVAEATLAMVKACILPSAEHWAPAADTLNQATVARARRLIQQNLGVPSFGPGTLVRELGMSRSALYRAFQPHGGVLAVIKQERLIEAHRRLAAARKAPAVGEVALSLGFTDHSTFSRAFKQHFGYPPSDVIGLDLLRDAKGG; encoded by the coding sequence ATGGCCTCGTTGAAGCCGCGCCTACGCAAAGACGCGTATGGACGAGGGGCGATCGGCGGTACACTTTGGGGTGAAATGCCGATCCACCCACAACCGGCCCTTACGTCTGCGATGCTGTCCTCTCGTTTTGACACCTTCGATCTCGCTCCCTCGGCGCAGTTCGCGGCCTGGCGGGATCATTATCGCGACGTCTTCGACCTGGATCTTGCCGACGGGCGCGCCGGGTCGTATCGGGCCGAACATTCCGCCTGGGCGTTGGGCGGGCTCACGCTGACAAGGGCGTCGATGCCGCCCGGCATTGTCCGGCAGTGGCGCCACTGGACCAGGCCGCGCGTCGACGACTGGATGCTGGTCGTCGCCCCCCACGCCGCCAGGAGAACGGACGAGCTCGACGTCCCGCCCTTGACCTTCCGGTCGCTTGCGCGGCCCTTCGAGAGCCGCGGCAAGGACGGCGAAGTGCTGTCGCTGTTCCTTCCCCGGCATCTGTTCGTCGGCCAGGCCGCGATCTTTGACAGCCTGCGGCCCGCCGTCCCCTGCACGGGATTGACGGCGCTGATGGTGGACTATCTCGTTTCGCTGGAGCATCGAGCCCCCTTGCTGTCGGGACCGGAGCTGGGCCGGGTTGCCGAGGCGACGCTGGCGATGGTCAAGGCCTGCATTCTCCCCTCAGCCGAGCATTGGGCGCCGGCCGCGGACACGCTCAACCAGGCGACGGTCGCGCGGGCCCGCCGGTTGATCCAGCAAAATCTGGGTGTCCCTTCCTTCGGGCCCGGGACCCTGGTCCGTGAGCTCGGCATGTCGCGCTCGGCGCTTTATCGGGCCTTCCAGCCTCATGGCGGCGTTCTTGCCGTGATCAAGCAGGAGAGGCTGATCGAGGCGCATCGGCGGCTGGCGGCGGCGCGCAAGGCTCCGGCGGTGGGCGAGGTCGCCCTCAGCCTTGGCTTCACGGATCATTCGACCTTCTCGCGCGCCTTCAAGCAGCACTTCGGCTATCCCCCGAGTGACGTCATCGGGCTGGACCTGCTGCGCGACGCCAAGGGCGGGTAG
- a CDS encoding sensor histidine kinase: MPISKNALVRSTVLFLLLGLAALLAIVGAMVWLVNETAVNSNNLIKARSERAALITLRGLGQDAETGQRGYLLTNNPDYLAPYNDAKSKFPAQMDKVQAAFDDEPAQATLAARLRETMTAKFAELETTIELAKNGQRDEALAIVNADRGRELMDEARAFFDRAIEKADQTVLDSIARQQRGIDMLRWVTFLGALVIIGVVGGSIWTVWQYTRQLVEAQREVAVLNADLERRVNERTADLGRANEEIQRFAYIVTHDLRAPLVNIMGFTSELEASLGALQDYVGEATAPTGGAAAAAETDKAEAARLAAFEELPEAIGFIRSSTRKMDGLINAILKLSREGRRTLKPETIDLQGLLENAANAVRHQVVDAGGEVVIDGRPPALLSDRLTLEQIFGNLLDNAVKYRSKDRPLRVRIEAGVGPGNTVVVRVEDNGRGIAPQDHERIFELFRRSGSQDQAGEGIGLAHVRSMARNIGGDVGVQSELGTGSTFEITFARDLRSVIGAI; encoded by the coding sequence ATGCCGATCTCCAAAAATGCCCTGGTCCGCTCGACCGTCCTGTTCCTGCTGCTCGGTCTCGCCGCCCTGCTGGCGATCGTCGGGGCGATGGTCTGGCTCGTCAACGAGACGGCGGTCAACTCGAACAATCTGATCAAGGCGCGCAGCGAGCGCGCCGCGCTGATCACGCTGCGCGGCCTCGGCCAGGACGCGGAAACCGGCCAGCGCGGCTACCTGCTCACCAACAATCCCGACTACCTTGCGCCCTACAACGACGCGAAGTCGAAGTTCCCTGCCCAGATGGACAAGGTGCAGGCGGCCTTTGACGACGAGCCGGCGCAGGCGACCCTGGCGGCCCGGTTGCGCGAGACGATGACCGCGAAATTCGCGGAACTCGAGACCACGATCGAACTGGCGAAAAACGGCCAGCGCGACGAGGCGCTGGCGATCGTCAATGCCGATCGCGGCCGCGAGCTGATGGACGAGGCGCGCGCCTTCTTCGACCGCGCGATCGAAAAAGCCGACCAGACCGTGCTCGACAGCATCGCGCGGCAGCAGCGCGGCATCGACATGCTGCGCTGGGTGACGTTCCTGGGCGCGCTGGTCATCATCGGCGTCGTCGGCGGCTCGATCTGGACCGTCTGGCAATATACGCGGCAGCTGGTCGAGGCGCAGCGCGAGGTCGCCGTGCTGAATGCCGACCTGGAGCGGCGGGTCAACGAGCGGACCGCCGATCTCGGCCGGGCCAACGAAGAAATCCAGCGCTTCGCCTATATCGTCACGCATGATCTGCGCGCGCCGCTGGTCAACATCATGGGCTTCACCAGCGAGCTGGAGGCGAGCCTCGGCGCGTTGCAGGATTATGTCGGCGAGGCAACCGCCCCGACCGGTGGCGCCGCCGCCGCCGCCGAGACGGACAAGGCCGAGGCCGCGCGCCTCGCCGCCTTCGAGGAGCTGCCCGAGGCGATCGGCTTCATCCGCTCCTCGACGCGCAAGATGGACGGCCTGATCAACGCCATCCTGAAGCTTTCGCGCGAGGGCCGGCGCACGCTGAAGCCCGAGACGATCGACCTGCAGGGACTGCTCGAAAATGCCGCCAATGCGGTGCGCCACCAGGTCGTCGATGCCGGCGGCGAGGTGGTCATCGACGGCCGCCCGCCGGCGCTGCTTTCCGATCGCCTGACGCTGGAACAGATCTTCGGCAATCTGCTCGACAATGCCGTCAAGTATCGTTCCAAGGACCGGCCCTTGCGGGTGCGTATCGAGGCCGGGGTCGGCCCGGGCAACACCGTGGTCGTTAGGGTCGAGGACAATGGCCGGGGCATTGCGCCCCAGGACCACGAGCGCATTTTCGAGCTGTTCCGCCGGTCGGGATCGCAGGATCAGGCCGGCGAGGGGATCGGCCTCGCCCATGTCCGCTCGATGGCTCGGAACATAGGCGGCGATGTCGGCGTCCAGTCGGAACTGGGCACCGGATCGACCTTTGAAATCACCTTCGCGCGGGATCTGCGCAGCGTAATCGGAGCCATTTGA
- a CDS encoding response regulator — MIEDDEGHARLIEKNIRRAGVSNEIVPFTNGTEALNYLMGPDGSGLVSAGRQILVLLDLNLPDMTGIDILEKIKSNQHTRRSPVVVLTTTDDSREIQRCYDLGANVYITKPVNYEGFANAIRQLGLFFAVMQVPETE, encoded by the coding sequence ATGATCGAAGACGATGAAGGCCATGCCCGTCTGATCGAGAAGAACATTCGCCGCGCCGGCGTCAGTAACGAGATCGTCCCGTTCACCAACGGCACGGAAGCGCTGAACTACCTGATGGGGCCGGATGGCTCGGGCCTGGTCAGCGCCGGCCGGCAGATCCTCGTTCTGCTCGATCTCAACCTGCCCGACATGACCGGCATCGACATTCTCGAGAAGATCAAGTCGAACCAGCACACCCGCCGCTCGCCGGTCGTGGTGCTGACGACGACGGATGACAGCCGCGAGATCCAGCGCTGCTACGATCTCGGCGCCAATGTCTACATCACCAAGCCGGTCAATTACGAAGGCTTCGCCAACGCGATCCGACAGCTCGGGCTGTTCTTCGCGGTCATGCAAGTGCCGGAAACCGAATAA